The following proteins are co-located in the Camelina sativa cultivar DH55 chromosome 12, Cs, whole genome shotgun sequence genome:
- the LOC104732795 gene encoding ATP-dependent RNA helicase DEAH12, chloroplastic-like, whose product MERRDLDSSISKKQQIDSMIIEDIPNLKGEGSSKVGESICTTNKFVSSTVYRLYFKGLVSDKTTTGNEKMVFAAIGVAICDDADNLLYEMKESVDATKILSRVEILGAICGINHTIQLGIKNVVIYCDDHRIYQLINGRGDPSTQMMEDFVGEFILYKEKLASSEIVLVAPNDVKFAYRLARDVITSQISSNADVEATQGVVTCPICYDDADDHMLFTNSCGHRHCFTCVKRYVEVKLLSGVLPICLEHGCMSKLTLGSWLMLFKPKLKGLWKQRLKEDLIPAAERICCPYPSCSTVMSRANLVPIQAHPFNVRACVKCSGLFCIDCEVPSHSGLSCADYKNLPPEILVNEMKVTSLAKENIWRQCVKCRLFIERVRGCIKIKCICHYEFCYDCGVEWKIFQRECPSGCVDDYDDYDVDEEDDDDEDDEDDDDDDDDGGESGDGDVDFEEFVVYQTY is encoded by the exons ATGGAAAGACGTGATTTAGATTCTTCGATTTCTAAAAAACAACAGATAGATTCCATGATAATCGAAGATATTCCAAACCTTAAGGGCGAGGGTAGTTCTAAGGTCGGCGAATCTATCTGTACGACAAACAAATTTGTTAGTAGTACAGTTTACAGATTGTACTTCAAAGGTTTGGTGAGTGATAAAACGACGACGGGTAATGAAAAGATGGTCTTTGCTGCTATTGGAGTTGCGATCTGCGATGATGCGGATAATTTGCTGTATGAAATGAAGGAATCGGTGGACGCCACCAAGATTCTCAGCCGAGTAGAGATTCTAGGAGCGATTTGTGGCATAAATCACACAATTCAATTGGGGATAAAAAATGTGGTGATTTATTGTGATGACCATCGAATTTACCAATTG ATAAATGGTAGAGGAGATCCTTCTACGCAAATGATGGAAGATTTCGTGGGAGAATTCATACTCTATAAAGAGAAACTGGCTTCAAGTGAGATTGTCTTGGTTGCACCAAATGATGTTAAGTTTGCTTATAGACTTGCAAGAGATGTGATAACTTCTCAAATCAGCAGCAACGCTGATGTGGAGGCAACACAGGGAGTAGTAACTTGTCCCATTTGTTATGACGATGCCGACGACCACATGTTATTTACTAACAGTTGTGGTCACCGTCACTGCTTTACCTGCGTGAAAAGGTATGTGGAAGTGAAACTGCTCAGCGGAGTCTTGCCCATATGCCTTGAGCATGGATGCATGTCTAAGCTCACCCTTGGAAGCTGGCTCATGCTTTTCAAACCAAAGCTGAAGGGGCTGTGGAAACAAAGGCTGAAAGAGGACTTGATTCCCGCTGCAGAGAGAATCTGTTGCCCATACCCAAGCTGCTCAACGGTGATGTCCAGAGCCAATCTTGTTCCCATTCAAGCCCACCCGTTCAATGTTCGTGCTTGTGTTAAATGCTCTGGACTCTTTTGCATTGATTGCGAAGTACCATCCCATTCTGGTTTGTCCTGTGCTGATTACAAGAACCTTCCCCCTGAAATTCTTGTTAATGAGATGAAGGTCACGTCTCTGGCAAAGGAGAATATATGGCGTCAATGTGTCAAGTGCAGGCTCTTTATTGAACGCGTTAGGGGCTGCATAAAAATCAAGTGCAT atgtcATTATGAATTTTGCTACGATTGTGGGGTCGAATGGAAGATTTTTCAACGAGAATGTCCTTCCGGTTGCGTAGATGACTATGATGATTAtgatgttgatgaagaagatgatgatgatgaagatgatgaagatgatgatgatgatgacgacgatggTGGTGAGTCTGGTGATGGAGATGTTGACTTCGAAGAGTTTGTTGTTTACCAAACCTATTAG